A section of the Schistosoma haematobium chromosome ZW, whole genome shotgun sequence genome encodes:
- the SMNDC1_1 gene encoding Survival of motor neuron--splicing factor 30 (EggNog:ENOG410V88U~COG:A), which yields MSDDPQLDLLNHKLQLQQVEAALELDPENGELLQLKRDLEEVIKLSLELLGRTSDTPEVSWNVGDQCMAMCSRDKLYYRATILEFLGDVSCVVNFDMYDTTDVCQLCHLKPVTTVTPIVKKKKHDTKSRAIEKKKIKKQRLLQREVEIESFCEKEKNRWLNFSKKMIKTGKTKKSIFASPEALDGRVGVGTCGIGGKPMTKFTVLNNSSKKQ from the exons ATGTCTGATGATCCGCAATTAGACCTTTTGAACCACAAGCTGCAACTTCAGCAG GTCGAAGCAGCTCTCGAGCTAGATCCAGAAAACGGGGAACTTCTCCAGCTCAAACGAGATCTTGAGGAAGTCATCAAACTCTCACTTGAATTATTGGGCAGAACATCTGATACACCAGAAGTATCGTGGAATGTTGGCGATCAGTGCATGGCCATGTGCTCCCGTGATAAACT TTACTACCGAGCTACAATACTTGAATTTCTTGGGGATGTAAGCTGCGTCGTTAATTTCGATATGTACGATACAACGGACGTATGCCAG CTGTGTCACTTAAAGCCGGTCACGACAGTTACTCCTATTGTGAAAAAGAAAAA ACATGACACGAAATCTCGTGCTATAGAAAAGAAGAAGATTAAAAAACAACGTCTTCTTCAAAGGGAAGTAGAGATTGAGTCGTTTTGCGAAAAGGAGAAAAACCGTTGGCTTAATTTCAGCAAGAAAATGATCAAAACTGGGAAGACAAAGAAAAGTATCTTCGCCTCTCCTGAAGCCCTGGACGGTCGTGTGGGTGTTGGAACGTGTGGTATAGGTGGCAAACCAATGACCAAGTTTACCGTGTTAAATAACAGCAGCAaaaaacagtaa
- the SMNDC1_1 gene encoding Survival of motor neuron--splicing factor 30, variant 3 (EggNog:ENOG410V88U~COG:A) — MAMCSRDKLYYRATILEFLGDVSCVVNFDMYDTTDVCQLCHLKPVTTVTPIVKKKKHDTKSRAIEKKKIKKQRLLQREVEIESFCEKEKNRWLNFSKKMIKTGKTKKSIFASPEALDGRVGVGTCGIGGKPMTKFTVLNNSSKKQ, encoded by the exons ATGGCCATGTGCTCCCGTGATAAACT TTACTACCGAGCTACAATACTTGAATTTCTTGGGGATGTAAGCTGCGTCGTTAATTTCGATATGTACGATACAACGGACGTATGCCAG CTGTGTCACTTAAAGCCGGTCACGACAGTTACTCCTATTGTGAAAAAGAAAAA ACATGACACGAAATCTCGTGCTATAGAAAAGAAGAAGATTAAAAAACAACGTCTTCTTCAAAGGGAAGTAGAGATTGAGTCGTTTTGCGAAAAGGAGAAAAACCGTTGGCTTAATTTCAGCAAGAAAATGATCAAAACTGGGAAGACAAAGAAAAGTATCTTCGCCTCTCCTGAAGCCCTGGACGGTCGTGTGGGTGTTGGAACGTGTGGTATAGGTGGCAAACCAATGACCAAGTTTACCGTGTTAAATAACAGCAGCAaaaaacagtaa
- the SMNDC1_1 gene encoding Survival of motor neuron--splicing factor 30, variant 2 (EggNog:ENOG410V88U~COG:A) — protein MFLLQLCHLKPVTTVTPIVKKKKHDTKSRAIEKKKIKKQRLLQREVEIESFCEKEKNRWLNFSKKMIKTGKTKKSIFASPEALDGRVGVGTCGIGGKPMTKFTVLNNSSKKQ, from the exons ATGTTTCTTTTGCAGCTGTGTCACTTAAAGCCGGTCACGACAGTTACTCCTATTGTGAAAAAGAAAAA ACATGACACGAAATCTCGTGCTATAGAAAAGAAGAAGATTAAAAAACAACGTCTTCTTCAAAGGGAAGTAGAGATTGAGTCGTTTTGCGAAAAGGAGAAAAACCGTTGGCTTAATTTCAGCAAGAAAATGATCAAAACTGGGAAGACAAAGAAAAGTATCTTCGCCTCTCCTGAAGCCCTGGACGGTCGTGTGGGTGTTGGAACGTGTGGTATAGGTGGCAAACCAATGACCAAGTTTACCGTGTTAAATAACAGCAGCAaaaaacagtaa
- a CDS encoding hypothetical protein (EggNog:ENOG410W2NF~COG:S) has translation MFYVKNCLCYAVAGLSSYSKHMRNMARTIIGIYRKLLGLYISGNSTTPNNYDHSEKRINLSFKHFPEGQQIAFVLDTLRNSLSHGGGSVLGGGSRKAKSFHISIDSGGRLTKIHANFFIRVLKILSQPENHMFQPIWNCLLAKPAIDLRYVPEFLRLYFSTNNKFTIERQWIVRLCVDSLGDPADYLVMENSLVFKHILCAYSLPSADMSFKFSVLRLLVNATKHSRIVHALIRFHAILLWLSRHATASIR, from the exons ATGTTCTATGTAAAAAATTGTTTGTGTTATGCTGTGGCCGGATTATCGAGTTATTCGAAACATATGCGAAATATGGCTAGAACAATTATCGGGATATATCGAAAGTTGCTGGGTTTATATATCTCTGGCAATTCAACAACCCCAAATAATTATGATCATTCAGAAAAACGAATTAATTTATCTTTTAAACATTTTCCTGAAGGCCAACAA ATTGCCTTTGTTCTTGATACATTACGCAATAGTTTATCACATGGCGGTGGGTCTGTTCTCGGTGGTGGAAGTCGTAAAGCTAAATCATTCCATATATCCATCGATTCAGGTGGACGTTTAACAAAAATTCATGCAAATTTCTTTATCAGAGTTTTAAAAATACTCAGTCAACCAG AAAATCATATGTTTCAGCCTATTTGGAATTGTTTACTGGCAAAACCCGCAATAGATTTAAGATATGTACCGGAATTTTTAAGATTATACTTTTCAACAAATAATAAG TTCACCATTGAACGTCAATGGATTGTTCGATTGTGTGTTGATAGTTTAGGTGATCCAGCAGACTATTTAGTGATGGAAAATTCTTTAGTATTCAAGCACATTTTGTGTGCTTATTCATTACCTTCAGCCGATATGAGTTTCAAG TTCTCAGTTTTACGATTACTTGTAAACGCTACAAAACACAGTCGAATTGTACACGCACTTATAAGATTTCATGCAATCTTACTTTGGCTTTCACGTCATGCAACAGCTTCAATCAGGTGA
- a CDS encoding hypothetical protein (EggNog:ENOG410W2NF~COG:S): MEDAYTDPLRTELVVVALCKCPDLFPHYLDHLAPSLYPRDSPSWFCLIEFVFHIYRSISKYIVQFTITALTHSLTIEVLATTIANFCVLSPKMIDPIRKALQYDKSSDVKNKAIELMGYLKQLLEIPLTWLSLNQLPSTMNFTSDQLKMKIELLIRERIPDSRWLVHFQKLFKKNLNDPILLIDQVVSSTDQSEPEEVSEEAIKIEDMVNSIEQSLNDLPEEIRKVFKNLEKSVSGDCNNLSADVIDTINELPGITKSCFKHYSNYPVVYQYLSKFIHFLYNNTSLIVLYKPKIFFKSLLKYVNLTTVLFTNVTLQHQPMNAKIPTILDEHLLKEYLFKFLLEIASIAPKVVYRHIPVLWLLRAYNATMSSLDQTILKLVYLLEKFSPGSLTQSRYIVWGSSLCKHYQFDLQTNILNHPTLLHQPNINTLFNVLDDNQLLDSAYNFPLYRRWFTISNSHVNDSKIVEINRIHDPCFILHVLYYYLQCFSEDCEQNNSNVIKPVQFLKMFYVKNCLCYAVAGLSSYSKHMRNMARTIIGIYRKLLGLYISGNSTTPNNYDHSEKRINLSFKHFPEGQQVFQKFSVFNFTYKLVAFFDYANNV, encoded by the exons ATCTACAGATCGATTAGCAAATATATCGTTCAGTTCACTATAACCGCACTAACTCATTCACTGACGATTGAAGTATTAGCTACTACCATAGCAAATTTTTGTGTCTTGTCACCGAAAATGATTGATCCTATCAGAAAAGCCTTACAG taTGATAAATCATCTGATGTTAAAAATAAGGCCATTGAACTTATGGGATACTTGAAACAACTGTTGGAAATCCCGTTAACTTGGCTTTCACTAAACCAGCTACCAAGTACAATGAATTTTACATCAGACCAGTTAAAAATGAAGATTGAATTGCTTATTCGTGAA CGTATACCTGATTCCAGATGGTTAGTTCACTTTCAAAAGCTATTTAAAAAGAATTTAAACGACCCTATCTTATTGATAGACCAAGTTGTATCTTCTACCGATCAAAGTGAACCAG AGGAGGTTTCCGAAGAAGCAATCAAAATAGAAGATATGGTGAACTCGATTGAACAATCTCTAAATGATCTACCAGAAG AAATAAGAAAGGTATTCAAAAATCTTGAAAAATCTGTTtctggagattgtaataatctATCTGCGGATGTCATAGATACTATTAATGAATTGCCAGGAATAACTAAGTCATGCTTCAA ACATTATTCAAATTATCCAGTAGTATATCAATACTTAtcgaaatttattcattttctgtataataatacaTCATTAATTGTATTGTACAaaccaaaaatatttttcaaatcacTTTTAAAATATGTTAATTTAACAACAGTACTGTTCACAAATGTCACATTGCAACACCAACCAATGAATGCGAAAATCCCAACTATTTTAGATGAACATTTATTAAAAG AATATTTATTCAAGTTTTTATTAGAAATAGCTTCTATTGCACCGAAAGTTGTTTATAGACATATTCCAGTTTTATGGTTATTAAGGGCATATAATGCTACAATGAGTTCACTTG ATCAAACTATTCTCAAATTGGTTTATCTCCTGGAAAAATTTTCACCAGGATCATTAACTCAGTCCAG GTATATTGTTTGGGGTTCAAGTCTATGTAAACATTATCAATTCGATTTACAAACTAACATCTTAAATCATCCAACTTTATTACATCAACCGAATATAAATACGTTGTTCAATGTATTAGACGATAATCAATTGTTAGATTCAGCGTATAACTTCCCTTTATATCGAAGATGGTTT ACTATTTCGAATTCGCATGTCAATGATTCAAAGATTGTAGAAATTAATCGTATACATGATCCATGCTTCATTCTACATGTGTTATATTACTATCTTCAGTGTT TTTCAGAAGATTGTGAGCAAAATAATTCCAATGTTATCAAACCTGTTCAATTTCTGAAAATGTTCTATGTAAAAAATTGTTTGTGTTATGCTGTGGCCGGATTATCGAGTTATTCGAAACATATGCGAAATATGGCTAGAACAATTATCGGGATATATCGAAAGTTGCTGGGTTTATATATCTCTGGCAATTCAACAACCCCAAATAATTATGATCATTCAGAAAAACGAATTAATTTATCTTTTAAACATTTTCCTGAAGGCCAACAAGTATTCCAAAAATTTTCAGTATTCAATTTTACATACAAATTAGTTGCATTTTTTGATTATGCAAATAACGTTTAG